In a single window of the Gemmatimonadaceae bacterium genome:
- the infB gene encoding translation initiation factor IF-2: MSKLRVHEMAAEFGISSEEVLTLLRQMDVPVRSHVSALTDDQVARLRARWEREKRARAEKPATTSRRRRSSAAAEKAAPPAPEPKAEGGPRRRRRAAPPVTETAEVAPEVEAAPPPPAPVEEAPAVRRRAAAAPAAPAPTQPAAAAAPAAPAPAAAAPPPPRAAPPAAPPPAAAGGTQAPTVPPIPERQRPRPIVPGAPRPRPVASGTPYGARPIASASPGAGTPTRRDDRPTGGARTDDTRGRGKRGKRGAVDQQAVSDNIFKTMTAIRGAPPRRGGARRADDALSREEIEAQRTAEQEREKKTVRVNEFISVSELAEILKIPPTQIVGFALKNLGFMVTINQRLDFDQIELIASEFGFRAVREEEFAADAGDVPADKAEDLKPRPPVVTIMGHVDHGKTSLLDHIRKANVVAGEAGGITQHIGAYHVLLPGGRNLTFLDTPGHEAFTAMRARGAQVTDIVVLVIAADDQVMPQTIEAISHAKNASVPMIVAINKVDLPSANALKVKQDLLQHGVVLEEFGGTTLSSEISAKTGAGIDALLEQILLQAELLELKANPDRPAIGAVVEASLDAGKGPVATVLVSSGTLRVGDDFICGMFSGRVRALLDERGKAVKEAGPAIPVQVLGMTGVAMAGDQFIVVQDAVASREIAQRRQRLDREARSRRTAKGVVSLEEFMTQTSGGEKRTLRIVIKADQGGPAEAVADALGQLSNEEVSVEVIHRGVGTINESDILLARAAGAIIVGFHVRPDNNARAAAEREGVDIKLYKIIYEAVEEVRLALEGLLRPEEREVVYGEAHVLQLFRVPKIGVIAGCSVRSGIINRQGRVRVIRDGVEVYDGVIGSLRHLKDDVREVRSGFECGIGIENFQDVKVGDVIECYRTEQVARTLTPAATA, translated from the coding sequence TTGAGCAAACTTCGAGTTCACGAAATGGCGGCCGAGTTCGGCATCTCGAGCGAGGAGGTTCTGACCCTCCTGCGACAGATGGACGTGCCCGTGCGCAGCCATGTCAGCGCGTTGACCGACGATCAGGTCGCGCGGCTGAGGGCGCGCTGGGAGCGCGAGAAGCGCGCTCGCGCGGAGAAGCCAGCCACCACGTCGCGCCGCCGCCGCAGCTCGGCCGCGGCGGAGAAAGCAGCGCCCCCCGCTCCGGAGCCGAAAGCCGAGGGCGGCCCGCGCCGGAGACGCCGCGCCGCACCGCCCGTGACCGAGACCGCGGAGGTCGCCCCTGAAGTCGAAGCGGCCCCGCCTCCGCCCGCGCCGGTCGAGGAAGCGCCCGCCGTGCGCCGGCGGGCGGCCGCGGCGCCGGCCGCGCCCGCTCCGACTCAACCCGCGGCCGCCGCCGCGCCTGCCGCGCCCGCACCGGCCGCCGCGGCGCCGCCGCCTCCACGCGCAGCGCCGCCAGCCGCGCCGCCACCGGCCGCGGCCGGTGGGACGCAGGCCCCGACGGTGCCGCCCATTCCCGAGCGCCAGCGCCCGCGTCCGATCGTGCCCGGCGCTCCGCGCCCGCGCCCGGTTGCGAGCGGCACTCCGTACGGCGCGCGCCCTATCGCCTCCGCCTCACCCGGCGCCGGCACTCCGACGCGGCGGGACGACCGCCCCACGGGCGGCGCCCGCACCGACGACACGCGCGGCCGCGGCAAGCGCGGTAAGCGCGGCGCCGTCGATCAGCAGGCGGTGTCCGACAACATCTTCAAGACGATGACCGCCATCCGCGGCGCGCCCCCGCGCCGCGGCGGAGCGCGCCGCGCCGACGACGCGCTGTCGCGCGAGGAGATCGAAGCGCAGCGGACCGCGGAGCAGGAGCGCGAGAAGAAGACCGTTCGCGTGAACGAGTTCATCAGCGTCAGCGAGCTCGCGGAGATCCTGAAGATCCCGCCCACGCAGATCGTCGGGTTCGCGCTCAAGAACCTCGGCTTCATGGTGACGATCAACCAGCGGCTCGACTTCGATCAGATCGAGCTGATCGCCAGCGAGTTCGGCTTCCGGGCCGTGCGCGAGGAGGAGTTCGCCGCGGACGCGGGGGACGTCCCCGCCGACAAGGCGGAGGACCTCAAGCCGCGCCCGCCGGTCGTGACGATCATGGGACACGTCGATCACGGCAAGACCTCGCTGCTCGACCACATCCGCAAGGCGAACGTCGTCGCCGGGGAGGCGGGCGGCATCACGCAGCACATCGGCGCGTACCACGTGTTGCTGCCGGGCGGCAGGAACCTCACGTTCCTCGACACGCCGGGGCACGAGGCGTTCACGGCGATGCGCGCGCGCGGCGCCCAGGTGACCGACATCGTCGTGCTCGTGATCGCGGCCGACGACCAGGTGATGCCGCAGACCATCGAGGCGATCTCGCACGCGAAGAACGCGAGCGTCCCGATGATCGTGGCCATCAACAAGGTGGACCTGCCGTCGGCGAACGCGCTCAAGGTGAAGCAGGACCTGCTGCAGCACGGCGTCGTGCTGGAGGAGTTCGGCGGCACCACGCTCTCGTCCGAGATCTCGGCCAAGACCGGCGCGGGGATCGACGCGCTGCTCGAGCAGATTCTGCTGCAGGCGGAGCTGCTGGAGCTGAAGGCGAACCCGGACCGGCCGGCGATCGGCGCGGTGGTCGAGGCGTCGCTCGACGCGGGCAAGGGGCCGGTCGCGACGGTGCTGGTGTCCTCGGGCACCCTGCGCGTGGGCGACGACTTCATCTGCGGCATGTTCAGCGGCCGCGTGCGTGCGCTGCTGGACGAGCGCGGTAAGGCTGTGAAGGAAGCGGGACCGGCGATCCCGGTGCAGGTGCTGGGCATGACGGGCGTCGCGATGGCGGGCGACCAGTTCATCGTCGTCCAGGACGCGGTTGCGTCCCGCGAGATCGCGCAGCGCCGGCAGCGCCTGGACCGCGAGGCGCGCAGCCGCCGCACCGCCAAGGGCGTCGTGTCGCTGGAAGAGTTCATGACGCAGACGTCCGGCGGCGAGAAGCGCACGCTGCGGATCGTCATCAAGGCCGACCAGGGCGGGCCGGCGGAAGCGGTGGCCGACGCGCTCGGGCAGCTGTCCAACGAAGAGGTGTCGGTCGAGGTGATTCATCGCGGCGTCGGCACGATCAACGAGAGCGACATCCTGCTCGCGAGGGCGGCGGGCGCGATCATCGTCGGCTTTCATGTTCGGCCGGACAACAACGCGCGCGCGGCGGCCGAGCGCGAGGGCGTGGACATCAAGCTGTACAAGATCATCTACGAGGCGGTCGAGGAGGTGCGACTGGCGCTGGAAGGGCTGCTGCGGCCGGAGGAGCGCGAGGTCGTGTACGGCGAGGCGCACGTGCTGCAGCTGTTCCGCGTGCCGAAGATCGGCGTCATCGCCGGCTGCTCGGTCCGGAGCGGGATCATCAACCGCCAGGGGCGCGTGCGCGTGATCCGCGACGGTGTCGAGGTGTACGACGGCGTCATCGGCTCGCTGCGCCACCTCAAGGACGACGTGCGCGAGGTGCGCTCCGGCTTCGAGTGCGGTATCGGGATCGAGAATTTCCAGGATGTCAAAGTCGGCGACGTGATCGAGTGCTACCGGACGGAACAGGTGGCGCGCACGCTCACGCCGGCCGCCACTGCGTAA
- the rbfA gene encoding 30S ribosome-binding factor RbfA codes for MRNTRRADRVSEAIREVVATFLAEGGGAKDPRITGLVTVTGVDITSDLRHAKVYVSVLGTETEKAATFEGLSSVAGHLRSQIAKTLQLRVAPQITFKVDESVAHAARIESLLEQIKNETPARVEPPAGGDAAAGASDDEDRQP; via the coding sequence CTGCGTAACACGCGGCGCGCGGATCGTGTCTCCGAGGCGATCCGCGAGGTAGTCGCCACCTTCCTCGCCGAGGGCGGCGGAGCGAAGGATCCTCGGATAACGGGGCTCGTCACGGTGACGGGAGTGGACATCACGTCCGACCTCCGGCACGCGAAGGTCTACGTCAGCGTGCTCGGCACGGAGACGGAGAAGGCAGCCACGTTCGAGGGGCTGAGCAGCGTAGCCGGCCACCTCCGCTCGCAGATCGCGAAGACGCTGCAGCTGCGCGTCGCCCCGCAGATCACGTTCAAGGTGGACGAGAGCGTCGCGCACGCCGCGCGCATCGAGTCGCTACTCGAGCAGATCAAGAACGAGACGCCCGCGCGGGTGGAGCCTCCGGCCGGCGGCGACGCCGCGGCGGGAGCGTCCGACGATGAAGACCGCCAGCCCTGA
- the truB gene encoding tRNA pseudouridine(55) synthase TruB, which translates to MKTASPEGLLLVDKPAGITSHDVVDRVRGAYGERSVGHLGTLDPFATGLLVLLVGRATRLATFLDVEPKVYEAVIAFGTETDTDDSTGEVTRSAAPPSEANVRAAIVTLTGEIQQVPPAYSAKKVAGRRAYAAARSGEALELAPASVVVHRWELGAFIGEAFSATITCGGGTYIRSLARDLGRSSGSAAHLRSLRRTRIGRFDVADATPVDALAASPPPLKRLEVTVAAA; encoded by the coding sequence ATGAAGACCGCCAGCCCTGAGGGGCTCCTGCTCGTGGACAAGCCCGCGGGGATCACGTCGCACGACGTCGTGGACCGCGTGCGCGGCGCGTACGGCGAGCGGAGCGTCGGGCACCTCGGCACGCTGGATCCGTTCGCGACCGGACTGCTGGTGCTGCTGGTGGGCCGGGCGACGCGGCTCGCGACCTTTCTCGACGTCGAGCCGAAGGTGTACGAGGCGGTCATAGCGTTCGGCACGGAGACCGACACCGACGATTCGACCGGTGAAGTCACGCGCTCGGCGGCGCCGCCGTCGGAAGCGAACGTGCGCGCGGCGATCGTCACGCTGACCGGCGAGATTCAGCAGGTGCCGCCGGCGTACTCGGCGAAGAAGGTCGCGGGCCGGCGCGCCTACGCGGCCGCGCGGAGCGGCGAGGCGCTGGAGCTCGCTCCCGCGAGCGTCGTGGTGCATCGCTGGGAGCTCGGCGCGTTCATCGGCGAGGCTTTCAGCGCGACCATCACCTGCGGCGGCGGCACTTACATCAGGTCCCTGGCGCGCGACCTCGGGCGCTCCTCCGGGAGCGCGGCGCACCTGCGGTCGCTGCGGCGCACGCGGATCGGCAGGTTCGACGTCGCCGACGCCACTCCGGTGGACGCTCTCGCCGCGTCGCCCCCGCCGCTGAAGCGGCTCGAGGTGACCGTTGCCGCGGCCTGA
- a CDS encoding bifunctional riboflavin kinase/FAD synthetase has protein sequence MHESGLPPTVTATVVTVGTFDGMHRGHRDVVQRLVDRAATAGLPSLLLTFDPHPLEVVNPAAAPQLLTSREEKIEILAETGLDYVAVLPFTRQLADYSAEEFVELVLRARFRMRQLLIGYDHGFGRSRAGDVSVLKSLGKRDGFDVEVVRAVEAPDGHSISSTAIRRAVAGGDLDRAADSLGRLYSVGGKVGRGDQRGRRLGFPTINLVPPPHKLLPPEGVYAARVQTSRGTFGAMVNLGPRPTFGDSSVGLEAYLFDTEVDLYGAHVRLEFVARLRDTRAFPDAAALIEQIKDDETSARSALTVLSVAGNVRTAQNAAGTARPAGVTSISSSQ, from the coding sequence ATGCACGAGTCCGGTCTTCCGCCGACTGTGACGGCGACGGTGGTGACCGTCGGCACCTTCGACGGCATGCACCGCGGGCACCGCGACGTCGTGCAGCGGTTGGTGGATCGCGCGGCCACGGCCGGTTTGCCGAGCCTGCTGCTCACGTTCGACCCGCATCCGCTCGAGGTCGTGAATCCGGCCGCCGCGCCCCAGCTGCTCACCAGCCGGGAGGAGAAGATCGAGATCCTGGCCGAGACGGGGCTCGACTACGTCGCCGTGCTTCCGTTCACCCGGCAGCTCGCGGACTATTCCGCGGAGGAGTTCGTGGAGCTGGTGTTGCGCGCGCGATTCCGGATGCGGCAGCTCCTCATCGGCTACGACCACGGCTTCGGACGCTCGCGGGCGGGCGACGTGAGCGTGCTCAAGTCGCTCGGCAAGCGCGACGGGTTCGACGTCGAGGTGGTGCGGGCGGTGGAGGCCCCGGACGGGCACAGCATCTCTTCCACCGCGATCCGGCGCGCGGTCGCCGGAGGCGATCTCGACCGCGCCGCGGATTCGCTCGGCCGGCTGTATTCCGTCGGCGGAAAGGTCGGCCGCGGCGACCAGCGCGGGCGCAGGCTCGGGTTTCCGACCATCAACCTCGTCCCGCCGCCGCACAAGCTCCTGCCCCCGGAAGGCGTGTACGCCGCGCGCGTTCAGACTTCGCGCGGGACCTTCGGCGCGATGGTGAATCTTGGCCCGCGACCGACGTTCGGCGACTCCAGTGTGGGCCTGGAGGCGTACCTGTTCGACACCGAAGTCGATCTGTACGGCGCGCACGTGCGGCTCGAGTTCGTGGCCCGCCTGCGCGACACCCGCGCGTTTCCCGACGCCGCGGCGCTCATCGAGCAGATCAAGGATGACGAGACGTCCGCGCGATCCGCGTTGACTGTCCTCTCCGTGGCCGGTAACGTTCGCACTGCTCAAAACGCCGCCGGGACCGCGCGTCCCGCCGGCGTCACCTCAATCAGCTCCTCACAATGA
- the secD gene encoding protein translocase subunit SecD, translating into MKLKHRIAIILALIAGSLWTLYPRTVVERVKRDGVFVYDTVQRVPLKRGLDLVGGIHMALEIDESKAPVTDKAAALTNALTVLRNRVDEFGVAEPVVQRVGDDRIIVELPGIDDPVRAQDIVQKSAFLEFQITDKSQALDKALPRLDGIIRSRGLTTPGAPGAPGAPARAAAAPAQMPRTPAGLGSLLQRDTTDTARAAGDTGTRDTAAVAAGTGPGPLSSLIQQGSMPGEYLVAAENVGPVEHYLSLPEIQAALPPGKVVRWSSDSMVIANSTYRPFYVLDARPIITGQYIQDAQPNQDPLEGTLVTFELNNEGGRQFRRETSRHIQDYMAIVLDQRVMGRPPVIQGAIGTRGQITMGGQDLAAAQDLALVLRAGALPVPLKIVESGAIGASLGQDAVQQGIRAGILGLALVILIMVVYYKLSGVFAVGGLAVYTLITLAVLASFGAVLTLPGIAGFVLSIGMALDANFLIFERTREEMDAGKTPRAAIDEGFQHAWSAIIDTHVTTALTAAILYQFGTGPVQGFAVALLAGIGASLVSAIFVVRTFFLIWLHRTGGTKPVSI; encoded by the coding sequence ATGAAGTTGAAGCATAGAATCGCGATCATTCTGGCGCTCATCGCCGGCTCGCTGTGGACGCTTTATCCGCGCACGGTCGTCGAGCGCGTCAAGCGTGACGGCGTCTTCGTGTACGACACGGTTCAGCGGGTTCCGCTCAAGCGCGGGCTGGATCTCGTGGGCGGCATTCACATGGCGCTCGAGATCGACGAGTCCAAGGCGCCCGTAACGGACAAGGCCGCGGCGCTCACCAACGCGCTGACCGTCCTGCGCAACCGTGTGGACGAATTCGGCGTGGCCGAGCCCGTGGTGCAGCGGGTGGGCGACGACCGGATCATCGTGGAGCTTCCCGGAATCGACGATCCCGTCCGCGCGCAGGACATCGTGCAGAAGTCGGCGTTCCTGGAGTTCCAGATAACCGACAAGTCGCAGGCATTGGACAAGGCGCTGCCGCGGCTCGACGGGATCATCCGCTCGCGCGGACTGACCACGCCCGGCGCGCCCGGCGCGCCCGGCGCGCCCGCGCGCGCCGCGGCGGCTCCGGCGCAGATGCCGCGGACGCCGGCCGGGCTTGGCTCGCTGCTGCAGCGGGACACGACGGACACCGCGCGCGCGGCGGGAGACACGGGCACGCGCGACACGGCGGCCGTGGCGGCGGGCACGGGACCAGGGCCGCTCTCGAGTCTCATCCAGCAGGGATCCATGCCGGGCGAATATCTGGTCGCGGCAGAGAACGTCGGGCCGGTCGAGCACTATCTGTCGCTGCCCGAGATTCAGGCCGCGCTACCTCCCGGCAAGGTGGTGCGGTGGAGCAGCGATTCGATGGTCATCGCGAACAGCACGTACCGGCCGTTCTACGTGCTCGACGCGCGCCCGATCATCACCGGGCAGTACATCCAGGACGCGCAGCCCAACCAGGATCCGCTCGAGGGCACGCTCGTGACCTTCGAGCTGAACAATGAAGGCGGCCGCCAGTTCCGGCGGGAGACCAGCCGGCACATTCAGGACTACATGGCGATCGTGCTCGACCAGCGCGTCATGGGCCGCCCGCCGGTGATTCAGGGCGCCATCGGCACGCGCGGGCAGATAACCATGGGCGGACAGGATCTCGCCGCCGCGCAGGATCTCGCGCTGGTGCTGCGGGCCGGAGCGCTGCCCGTCCCGCTCAAGATCGTGGAGTCCGGGGCGATCGGGGCGAGCCTCGGGCAGGACGCGGTGCAGCAGGGAATCCGCGCCGGAATCCTCGGCCTCGCGCTCGTGATTCTGATAATGGTCGTGTACTACAAGCTGTCGGGCGTATTCGCCGTGGGCGGGCTGGCCGTGTACACGCTGATCACGCTCGCCGTGCTCGCGTCGTTCGGCGCGGTGCTCACGCTGCCGGGAATCGCCGGCTTCGTGCTCTCCATCGGAATGGCGCTGGACGCCAACTTCCTGATCTTCGAGCGCACGCGCGAGGAAATGGACGCCGGCAAGACTCCGCGCGCGGCGATCGACGAGGGCTTCCAGCACGCGTGGAGCGCGATCATCGACACGCACGTGACCACCGCGTTGACCGCGGCGATCCTGTACCAGTTCGGCACCGGTCCCGTCCAGGGATTCGCGGTCGCGTTGCTCGCCGGAATCGGCGCCTCGCTCGTCAGCGCCATCTTCGTGGTGCGGACGTTCTTCCTCATCTGGCTACACCGTACCGGCGGAACCAAGCCGGTCAGCATCTAA
- the secF gene encoding protein translocase subunit SecF: protein MLRVLHNTKINFIRLWRVSTAFSLLLIIPGLIWIALSGFHYSIEFTGGTLKRIQFTDPPPSVADVRAAMAEGGLPQVEIQTFGSPNELIMRAQDPSTVAQQDAGAEVVSRQITAALDAKFGADKYEVLLTEGVGPKVGSELRRNAMIALAIAFITTLIYLAWRFEWRFGLAAVLATVHDILATLAFMKYMNLEISLFVVGALLTVIGYSLNDTVVVFDRVRENLKKFPKTGLYDLLNRSVNETLPRTVLTGSTTLATLLSLLIFGGTVIRPFAWVLTWGIIIGTFSSVYVAGPLLLWINHQWPRHAAASGRADRLAQATRQTEREKRPAPAR, encoded by the coding sequence ATGCTTCGCGTACTGCACAACACGAAAATCAATTTTATCCGCCTGTGGCGCGTGTCCACGGCGTTCTCGCTGCTGCTGATCATTCCCGGCCTGATCTGGATCGCGCTCAGCGGGTTCCACTACAGCATCGAGTTCACCGGCGGCACGCTCAAGCGGATCCAGTTCACCGATCCGCCGCCGAGCGTGGCGGACGTCCGCGCCGCCATGGCGGAGGGCGGCCTGCCGCAGGTGGAGATCCAGACCTTCGGTAGTCCGAACGAGCTGATCATGCGGGCGCAGGACCCGAGCACGGTCGCGCAGCAGGACGCCGGCGCCGAAGTCGTCTCGCGGCAGATTACCGCGGCGCTCGATGCGAAGTTCGGCGCTGACAAATACGAGGTGCTCCTCACCGAAGGGGTCGGGCCGAAGGTGGGTAGCGAGCTCCGGCGGAACGCCATGATCGCGCTGGCGATCGCGTTCATCACGACTTTGATCTACCTGGCGTGGCGGTTCGAGTGGCGGTTCGGGCTCGCCGCCGTGCTTGCGACGGTCCACGACATTCTCGCGACGCTGGCGTTCATGAAGTACATGAACCTCGAGATATCGCTGTTCGTGGTCGGCGCGCTGCTGACCGTGATCGGTTACTCGCTGAACGACACGGTCGTGGTGTTCGACCGCGTGCGCGAGAACCTGAAGAAGTTCCCGAAGACGGGCCTGTACGACCTGCTCAACCGGTCGGTGAACGAGACGCTGCCGCGGACGGTGCTGACCGGATCCACGACGCTGGCCACGCTGCTGTCGCTGCTCATCTTCGGCGGCACCGTGATCCGGCCGTTCGCCTGGGTGCTGACGTGGGGAATCATCATCGGAACGTTCAGCTCGGTGTACGTGGCCGGGCCGTTGCTCCTGTGGATCAACCACCAGTGGCCGCGGCACGCCGCGGCATCGGGACGCGCCGACCGCCTGGCCCAGGCCACGCGGCAGACCGAGCGGGAGAAGAGGCCCGCGCCCGCGCGATGA